One segment of Paenibacillus rhizovicinus DNA contains the following:
- a CDS encoding AraC family transcriptional regulator — translation MTVEIQHEHVAYQNPFLAIKIWQIDSDRAQNKSLRAEQDERKTALAPWNYHDEIEFLLIHRGEMFAYYGDEQLILRKGDVALFGSAEPHMTIQTKDSPLSYLVLQLNLRKYWDQSTMNNMMHFAETIRPLSALNYIFGENREARAGIAALIRDIYKEMNDRQIGYELAVSSRIKSMLLLLLRSDSRKMLHYHDHLLYERLRPAINYIEEHVDEKLSVEAVSELLNMSPTHFMKTFKKALGMTFTEFVVFKRIKRAEQLLLTSDISIADAAVAVGMSNLGHFYQLFNRLNDCSPKQFRDRLRSDAAGRG, via the coding sequence ATGACTGTCGAAATCCAACATGAACATGTCGCCTACCAGAATCCCTTTCTCGCTATCAAAATCTGGCAGATCGACTCGGACCGGGCGCAGAATAAATCGCTGCGGGCGGAGCAGGACGAGCGGAAAACGGCCTTGGCGCCGTGGAATTATCACGATGAAATCGAATTTCTGCTCATACACCGCGGCGAGATGTTCGCCTATTACGGCGATGAACAGTTGATTCTTCGCAAAGGCGACGTCGCCTTGTTCGGGTCGGCCGAGCCCCATATGACGATACAGACGAAGGACAGCCCGCTCAGCTACCTCGTCCTCCAGCTCAATTTGCGCAAATATTGGGATCAAAGCACCATGAACAATATGATGCATTTTGCGGAAACGATCCGGCCGCTGAGCGCGCTCAATTACATATTCGGCGAGAATCGCGAAGCCCGTGCCGGCATTGCCGCGCTGATCCGCGATATATACAAGGAGATGAACGACCGGCAGATCGGCTACGAGCTGGCCGTCTCCTCCCGCATCAAGTCGATGCTGCTGCTGCTCCTGCGCAGCGACAGCCGCAAGATGCTCCACTATCATGATCATCTGCTCTACGAGCGGCTCCGTCCGGCGATCAATTATATCGAGGAGCATGTGGACGAGAAACTGAGCGTCGAGGCGGTCAGCGAACTGCTGAACATGAGCCCTACCCATTTTATGAAAACGTTCAAGAAGGCGCTCGGCATGACCTTCACCGAGTTCGTCGTGTTTAAGCGCATTAAACGCGCGGAGCAATTGCTCTTGACGAGCGATATCAGCATCGCGGACGCCGCCGTCGCCGTCGGCATGTCCAACCTCGGCCATTTCTACCAGCTCTTTAACCGCCTTAACGACTGCTCGCCGAAGCAGTTCCGTGACCGCTTGCGGAGCGATGCCGCGGGACGGGGATAG
- a CDS encoding ThuA domain-containing protein, with the protein MTQQKINVTIWNEYRHEKKNPVVGEIYPQGMHAAIAEGLSVQGEIKFATLDDAEHGLSEEVLNNTDVLIWWGHLAHGEVQDEIVERVYNRVLHGMGLIVLHSGHFSKIFRKLMGTSCDLKWREADEKERIWVVNPAHPIAAGIGEYIELPAEEMYGEHFDIPQPDDLVMVSWFEGGEVFRSGCCYNRGAGKVFYFRPGHETYPTYYNPQVRKVIDNAVKWAAPVGSEYPKYGHAKTPLEPIKGAK; encoded by the coding sequence ATGACACAGCAGAAGATCAACGTTACGATTTGGAATGAATACCGCCACGAGAAGAAGAACCCGGTCGTAGGCGAAATTTACCCGCAAGGCATGCATGCCGCTATCGCCGAAGGCTTGAGCGTGCAAGGCGAAATCAAATTCGCGACGCTGGACGACGCGGAACACGGTCTATCCGAAGAGGTATTGAACAATACCGACGTACTGATCTGGTGGGGGCATCTTGCGCACGGCGAGGTACAAGACGAGATCGTCGAGCGCGTCTACAACCGCGTGCTGCACGGCATGGGCTTGATCGTCCTGCACTCCGGCCACTTCTCGAAAATCTTCCGCAAGCTGATGGGGACGTCCTGCGACCTGAAATGGCGCGAAGCGGACGAGAAGGAACGCATCTGGGTCGTGAATCCGGCGCATCCGATCGCTGCAGGAATCGGCGAATATATCGAACTGCCGGCAGAAGAAATGTACGGCGAGCACTTCGACATCCCGCAGCCGGACGATCTGGTCATGGTGAGCTGGTTCGAAGGCGGCGAAGTATTCCGCAGCGGCTGCTGCTATAACCGCGGCGCGGGCAAAGTGTTCTACTTCCGTCCGGGCCATGAGACATACCCGACGTATTATAATCCGCAAGTGCGCAAAGTCATCGACAATGCCGTGAAATGGGCTGCGCCGGTCGGCAGCGAATATCCGAAGTACGGCCATGCGAAGACGCCGCTGGAACCGATTAAAGGAGCGAAATAG
- a CDS encoding Gfo/Idh/MocA family protein — MLKVGAVGTGGIFRMAHLPGWLSSKEVELVAFCDPVRAAAEAIAKDFPDARVYDSYQELLDDPSIDIVDISTPNLFHSEIAIAALRKGKHVFCEKPEAVNALEVQKMADAARESGKLLMTMRNNRFSEEAKYLKRSSDAGKFGDLYAGRCGWIRRRGIPGRGGWFTTKELSGGGPLIDLGVHMLDLAMWFGGNPKPITVSGSTYNKFANRPDASGVVPAGTFDVEDMAIGFVRFDNGASLQFEFSWASNVEAEQKFVEWRGTEGGFALVNDKMKMFSEEGGVQLDQQPVFNGKQTAQHTANILHFIECVLGREEAIYVPSQGVDMIKILTAIYESAATGREIRL; from the coding sequence ATGTTAAAAGTTGGCGCGGTCGGAACCGGCGGGATTTTCCGCATGGCCCATCTGCCGGGATGGTTGTCTTCAAAGGAAGTAGAACTCGTCGCCTTCTGCGATCCGGTACGCGCGGCGGCCGAAGCGATCGCGAAGGATTTCCCGGATGCTCGCGTATATGACAGCTACCAGGAGCTGCTGGACGATCCGTCGATCGATATCGTCGATATCTCCACGCCGAACCTGTTCCATTCGGAGATCGCGATCGCCGCGCTTCGCAAAGGCAAGCACGTCTTCTGCGAGAAGCCGGAGGCCGTCAATGCGCTGGAGGTGCAGAAGATGGCGGACGCCGCGCGGGAATCGGGCAAGCTCCTCATGACGATGCGCAACAACCGGTTCAGCGAGGAAGCGAAGTATCTGAAGCGCAGCAGCGATGCGGGCAAGTTCGGCGACCTGTACGCGGGACGCTGCGGCTGGATTCGCCGTCGCGGCATTCCGGGGAGAGGCGGCTGGTTCACGACCAAGGAGCTGAGCGGCGGCGGGCCCTTGATCGACCTTGGCGTCCATATGCTCGACCTCGCCATGTGGTTCGGGGGCAATCCGAAGCCGATCACCGTCAGCGGATCGACGTACAATAAGTTCGCCAACCGTCCGGATGCGAGCGGAGTGGTTCCGGCAGGCACGTTCGACGTGGAAGATATGGCGATCGGCTTCGTCCGGTTCGATAACGGCGCTTCGCTGCAATTCGAATTCAGCTGGGCATCCAATGTCGAGGCCGAGCAGAAGTTCGTGGAGTGGCGGGGAACCGAAGGCGGCTTCGCGCTGGTGAACGATAAGATGAAGATGTTCTCGGAAGAAGGCGGCGTGCAGCTCGATCAGCAGCCGGTCTTCAACGGCAAGCAGACCGCGCAGCATACGGCGAATATTCTGCACTTCATCGAATGCGTGCTGGGACGCGAGGAAGCGATTTACGTGCCGTCTCAGGGCGTCGACATGATCAAGATTTTGACGGCGATCTATGAATCCGCGGCAACGGGCCGGGAAATCCGGCTGTAG
- a CDS encoding MDR family MFS transporter: MNNRIVVMVSIVLAMLVASMDSTIINTTIPVIVKDLGGVKLYAWVFTAYMIASTVLSPLAGRLSDMFGRKRIFAMGILLFLGGSLLCGFSQTMAQLVIFRAVQGIGAGFMLPFPAILAGDLFPVEQRGKIQAFFTAMWGLSAVLAPLLGSFFVEYLSWHWIFYVNLPICLVSFLALLPYKEVYQPKRASIDVMGALLFSGGVSLLLATTIVEKGIVAYAAGGVVLIAGFFVYERRHASPIVPLSLLRNKPVSWMLAGSLISYMALFGAASFVPLFVQNQGHSLLISGVALLFVAFGWMAVSVPAGKWVLRYGYKRLLIAGNLILIVSALLLLAFRESTPLAYVFLAMTVYGLAYGLLSTVSIIGSQQLVEPHQKGISTSLQMFARNIGTAVGVTVMGAFVTKTDHFYDGMHKLFLFGLILSVIAFIPPFAQRGHEAELAKKPA; the protein is encoded by the coding sequence ATGAATAACCGCATCGTCGTCATGGTCAGCATCGTCCTGGCCATGCTCGTGGCGTCGATGGATTCGACGATCATCAATACGACGATTCCCGTCATCGTGAAGGATCTTGGCGGCGTGAAGCTGTATGCGTGGGTGTTTACGGCCTACATGATCGCGTCCACCGTGCTGTCGCCGCTGGCGGGAAGGCTGTCCGACATGTTCGGGCGCAAACGGATTTTCGCGATGGGCATTCTCTTGTTCCTGGGCGGATCGCTGCTATGCGGTTTCTCGCAGACGATGGCGCAGCTCGTCATCTTCCGCGCGGTGCAAGGCATCGGCGCCGGCTTCATGCTGCCGTTCCCGGCCATTCTCGCCGGCGACCTGTTCCCGGTCGAGCAGCGCGGCAAGATTCAAGCCTTCTTCACGGCGATGTGGGGCTTGTCGGCCGTGCTGGCGCCGCTGCTGGGATCGTTCTTCGTGGAATATTTGAGCTGGCATTGGATTTTTTACGTCAATTTGCCGATCTGCTTGGTTTCGTTCCTCGCGCTGCTCCCGTACAAGGAAGTGTATCAGCCGAAGCGGGCATCCATTGACGTCATGGGGGCGCTGCTCTTCTCGGGCGGCGTCTCGCTGCTGCTGGCAACGACAATCGTCGAAAAGGGCATAGTCGCATACGCGGCCGGGGGCGTCGTGCTCATCGCGGGCTTCTTCGTCTATGAGCGCAGACATGCGTCGCCGATCGTGCCGCTGTCGCTGCTGCGCAACAAGCCGGTTTCCTGGATGCTGGCAGGTTCGCTCATCTCGTACATGGCGCTCTTCGGCGCCGCGAGCTTCGTGCCCTTGTTCGTCCAAAATCAAGGCCATTCGCTGCTGATCAGCGGCGTCGCGCTGTTATTCGTCGCTTTCGGCTGGATGGCGGTGTCCGTGCCGGCGGGCAAATGGGTGCTGCGTTACGGCTACAAACGGCTGCTGATCGCGGGCAACCTCATTCTCATCGTCTCGGCGCTGCTGCTGCTGGCATTCCGCGAAAGCACGCCGCTCGCTTACGTGTTCCTGGCGATGACGGTTTACGGACTCGCATACGGCCTGCTCTCGACCGTATCCATTATCGGCTCGCAGCAGCTGGTGGAACCGCATCAGAAAGGCATCTCGACCTCGCTGCAAATGTTCGCGCGCAACATCGGCACGGCGGTCGGCGTTACGGTCATGGGCGCCTTCGTGACGAAGACGGATCACTTCTACGACGGCATGCATAAGCTTTTCCTGTTCGGGCTGATCTTGAGCGTAATCGCGTTCATTCCGCCGTTCGCGCAGCGCGGGCATGAGGCAGAGCTGGCCAAGAAGCCGGCTTAA
- a CDS encoding M15 family metallopeptidase, whose product MNLSVPVRPGRRKTARRPWLLVMMLASLAGLIIINSPAKERIWPKIAEEETPLPVPVTSLHPVVSAKMMELIKQTSKAGITILVTDGFRSSLEQDALYEQGRTAKGQVVTNVKGGASYHNYGLAIDFALRTPKGDVIWDLKYDGNHNGKADWMEVVAIAKTLGFTWGGDWKSFKDYPHLQMDFGYSISELKRGKLPPNDAKP is encoded by the coding sequence ATGAATTTGTCCGTTCCGGTCCGACCCGGGAGACGAAAGACCGCCCGCAGGCCATGGCTGCTCGTCATGATGCTGGCGTCGCTTGCAGGCTTGATTATTATCAACTCGCCGGCGAAAGAACGGATTTGGCCGAAAATCGCCGAGGAAGAGACGCCATTGCCCGTGCCGGTAACCTCTCTTCATCCGGTAGTGAGCGCGAAGATGATGGAGCTGATCAAGCAAACGTCGAAGGCGGGCATTACCATTCTGGTCACCGACGGCTTCCGCAGCAGCTTGGAGCAGGACGCGCTCTACGAACAGGGCCGGACCGCGAAGGGGCAGGTCGTCACGAACGTCAAGGGCGGCGCATCGTACCATAACTACGGCCTCGCGATCGATTTTGCGCTGCGCACCCCGAAAGGGGACGTCATCTGGGATCTCAAATACGACGGCAACCACAATGGAAAAGCGGATTGGATGGAGGTCGTGGCCATCGCCAAGACGCTCGGCTTCACATGGGGCGGCGACTGGAAGAGCTTCAAGGATTACCCGCATTTGCAGATGGATTTCGGCTACTCGATCAGCGAGCTGAAACGTGGCAAACTGCCGCCGAATGACGCAAAGCCATGA
- a CDS encoding GNAT family N-acetyltransferase, whose protein sequence is MDIQVTLVPYEDKTILANLIQLYRYDSSEFDGHVLTAHGNYLYKYFDHQWTDEYRRPFIVRVDGEIAGFVLVSLDVPRQYVKLSKAEQTHVISEFFIMRKYRRKGVGRQVAASIFLRFPGMWEVRQTVGNKDAYAFWKRVIGRFAGEGAYREELLANDRWQGPVFVFQSKGDRGEKHVEHQS, encoded by the coding sequence ATGGACATCCAAGTAACGCTGGTTCCCTATGAAGATAAGACGATTTTGGCTAACCTCATCCAATTGTACCGCTACGATAGCAGTGAATTCGACGGCCACGTGCTAACCGCGCATGGCAATTACTTGTATAAGTACTTCGACCATCAATGGACCGACGAATACAGGAGGCCGTTCATTGTTAGGGTCGATGGAGAAATCGCGGGATTCGTACTGGTCAGCCTCGACGTGCCGCGCCAATATGTGAAACTGAGCAAAGCCGAGCAAACGCATGTAATTAGCGAGTTTTTCATTATGCGCAAATACCGGCGCAAAGGCGTCGGCCGCCAGGTTGCAGCATCGATCTTCCTCCGGTTTCCCGGCATGTGGGAGGTTCGGCAAACGGTTGGCAATAAGGACGCCTACGCGTTTTGGAAGCGCGTGATCGGTCGATTTGCCGGGGAGGGCGCTTACAGGGAGGAATTGCTGGCGAATGACAGGTGGCAGGGGCCTGTGTTTGTATTTCAATCGAAAGGAGACCGGGGGGAGAAGCATGTTGAACACCAGTCATAA
- a CDS encoding nucleoside-triphosphatase produces the protein MLNTSHKANNLLLLTGKPRTGKSTAIQAIARRLGSGQCGGFYTEEIRNEEGRTGFRCVTVSGGSRTIASVDSASPMRVGRYGVELEAFEGIAIPAIRESLRTKAITVIDEIGFMQMLSIPFQELLAEIAAGTGGPHIILGTVCVDSHPVIDRIKAAAGVRLYELTVENREAVREAYWRDIADLAGLE, from the coding sequence ATGTTGAACACCAGTCATAAGGCGAACAACCTGCTCCTGCTGACGGGGAAGCCGCGCACGGGGAAGAGCACCGCGATCCAAGCGATCGCGCGCCGACTGGGGAGCGGGCAATGCGGCGGATTCTATACGGAAGAAATACGCAATGAAGAGGGGCGGACCGGATTCCGCTGCGTAACGGTAAGCGGCGGCAGTAGGACCATCGCCAGCGTGGACAGCGCGAGTCCGATGCGAGTCGGCAGATACGGCGTCGAACTTGAAGCTTTCGAAGGAATTGCCATTCCGGCCATTCGGGAGTCGCTGCGGACGAAGGCGATCACCGTCATCGACGAGATCGGCTTTATGCAGATGCTGTCCATTCCCTTCCAAGAGCTGTTGGCGGAGATTGCCGCCGGAACAGGCGGTCCGCATATCATCTTAGGAACCGTATGCGTCGACAGCCACCCGGTCATCGATCGGATCAAGGCCGCTGCAGGCGTGCGGCTGTACGAGCTGACGGTCGAGAACAGAGAGGCTGTGAGAGAAGCATATTGGCGGGACATTGCCGATCTTGCTGGCTTGGAATGA
- a CDS encoding sugar phosphate isomerase/epimerase family protein produces MMNVKLGMRIPPKIGAEGMESTAKLAVKAGLDVLDLPRLTPEWKAVCEAAGLGFGTIDAKHTAQLLSRDEARRADAVEATKKEISDIAALGGRVLFMCLVPEDHTLPRKDGFELFKDSFPEVVKHAEQQGIYIAIEGWPGPAPHYPTLGCTPEMWRAMFNAIPSKHFGLNYDPSHMVRLGIDHLRALGEFGERINHVHGKDTEILHDELYECGVLEATFGAKYGFSEGSWRYTIPGHGEVDWGKVAVRLERLGYQGAVSIELEDHRFWGSLEAETQGIERAAQHLAKYFR; encoded by the coding sequence ATGATGAATGTCAAACTGGGTATGCGAATCCCGCCCAAAATCGGGGCGGAGGGGATGGAAAGCACGGCTAAGCTGGCGGTGAAAGCAGGTCTTGACGTACTGGATCTCCCGCGGCTCACGCCGGAATGGAAAGCGGTTTGCGAAGCGGCGGGACTCGGCTTCGGCACGATCGACGCGAAGCACACCGCGCAGCTGCTGAGCCGCGACGAAGCGCGCCGCGCGGATGCGGTAGAAGCGACGAAGAAGGAAATTTCGGATATCGCGGCGCTGGGCGGCCGAGTGCTGTTCATGTGTCTGGTGCCGGAAGATCACACGCTTCCGCGCAAAGACGGCTTCGAGCTCTTCAAGGATTCCTTCCCGGAGGTCGTGAAGCACGCGGAGCAGCAGGGCATCTACATCGCCATCGAAGGCTGGCCGGGACCTGCGCCGCACTATCCGACGCTCGGCTGCACGCCGGAGATGTGGAGAGCGATGTTCAATGCGATTCCGTCGAAGCATTTCGGCTTGAACTACGATCCGTCCCACATGGTCCGTTTGGGCATCGATCATCTTCGCGCGCTCGGCGAATTCGGCGAACGCATCAACCACGTGCACGGCAAAGACACCGAAATCCTGCATGACGAGCTGTACGAATGCGGCGTGCTGGAAGCGACTTTCGGCGCGAAATACGGTTTCTCCGAAGGATCATGGCGTTACACGATCCCGGGCCACGGCGAAGTCGACTGGGGCAAAGTCGCTGTCCGTCTCGAGCGCCTCGGCTACCAAGGCGCGGTCAGCATCGAGCTGGAAGATCATCGGTTCTGGGGTTCCCTGGAGGCGGAGACGCAAGGCATCGAGAGAGCGGCGCAGCACCTGGCGAAATATTTCAGATAA
- a CDS encoding LacI family DNA-binding transcriptional regulator, producing MKTKVTMQDIANKLNLSKNSVSQALTGKPGVGEDTRRLIVQTAAEMGYSYAKRQPEAAEAASSKRTIALIASDYAFSMKSFFSDIYLSVDKELNRHGCGLLIQSISPEQAASLTLPAFLQERSVEGVLILSHITTPYIQAVLDTGIPAVLIDHHHPALQADAILTNNRFSAFEAIRHLVDFGHRDIGFIGNIRLSPSYYERLEGMRLAAYELGLELREEWLITDAVEESEAVRRRLTDLPALPTAWFCVNDGFGFMVNSALQQLGCRVPEDASIVSFDNGYLSRLATPPMTTMNVNLPLYAECAVERLLGRMDNPSLPLAETLLPTSLLVRASTGPAPGSR from the coding sequence GTGAAAACGAAAGTGACGATGCAGGATATCGCCAACAAGCTTAATCTGTCCAAAAATTCCGTTTCCCAAGCATTGACGGGAAAACCCGGCGTGGGCGAAGACACGCGGAGGCTGATCGTCCAAACGGCGGCCGAAATGGGCTACTCCTACGCAAAGCGGCAGCCTGAAGCCGCTGAAGCAGCTTCGTCCAAACGCACCATCGCCCTCATTGCCTCGGATTACGCCTTTTCGATGAAAAGCTTCTTCAGCGACATTTATTTGAGCGTCGATAAAGAATTGAACCGCCATGGCTGCGGACTACTCATACAATCCATCAGCCCCGAACAGGCAGCCTCGCTGACCTTGCCGGCGTTCCTGCAAGAACGCTCGGTAGAAGGCGTGCTGATCCTCTCGCACATTACGACGCCATACATTCAAGCGGTGCTGGACACCGGCATTCCCGCGGTGCTGATCGACCATCATCATCCTGCGCTGCAGGCGGACGCCATTCTGACCAACAACCGGTTCAGCGCCTTCGAAGCGATACGCCATCTGGTCGACTTCGGCCATCGCGATATCGGCTTCATCGGCAACATCCGGTTATCCCCGAGTTACTATGAACGGCTGGAAGGCATGCGGCTCGCAGCCTACGAACTCGGCCTGGAGCTGCGCGAGGAATGGCTGATTACCGATGCCGTCGAGGAGAGCGAAGCCGTTCGCAGACGGCTGACGGACTTGCCCGCGCTGCCGACGGCTTGGTTCTGCGTCAACGACGGCTTCGGTTTCATGGTGAACTCGGCGCTGCAGCAGCTAGGCTGCCGCGTGCCTGAAGACGCGTCGATCGTCAGCTTCGATAACGGCTACTTGTCCCGCCTCGCCACGCCTCCGATGACTACGATGAACGTCAATCTCCCGCTCTATGCGGAATGCGCGGTGGAACGGCTGCTCGGCCGAATGGACAACCCTTCCCTGCCGCTGGCCGAAACCTTGCTGCCGACGTCGCTGCTCGTTCGCGCTTCGACCGGACCTGCGCCGGGCAGCCGGTAG
- a CDS encoding ABC transporter substrate-binding protein — MKKRNSALLMVTLSAVMLSACSTGQNTANDNSNAAAGGVTTIEFWAAPNPTQQAYWQEMAKAYEATNDKVKINVSAIKESPTSEASIQSAIAAKSAPTISENINRGFAAQLADSEALVPLDTISGFSDIVSARDMTKTLEPWKFADGHQYVLPIYSNPMLFGWRLDTLKELGYDAPPKTYSEVLEVTSKLKAKYGDKKYLWAKPDLADPTAWKRWFDFYMLYDAASGGNKFIEGSSFTGDEKAGTEVLSFVDDIRKEKGILSRQVTDPFETGTGIFTDIGPWTFSMWDQKYPNLKYNETYALSMPPVPDDVDPAQSKTFADTKGLVIYASATKAQQQAAVDFIKWVYSDAANDAKWFKDTNLPPARDDLSTNEAFKPILDASPQLKPYAENVPNAVPPMDNAKYNDLQTIIGVEAFNKVVKGEIAPADGWAAMKAALEKALK; from the coding sequence ATGAAAAAGAGAAACTCTGCTTTACTTATGGTGACGCTTTCAGCGGTCATGCTGTCAGCTTGCTCGACGGGTCAGAATACGGCAAACGATAACAGTAACGCTGCGGCGGGCGGCGTGACGACGATCGAGTTCTGGGCAGCGCCGAATCCGACGCAGCAGGCATACTGGCAAGAGATGGCCAAGGCATACGAAGCCACGAACGATAAAGTCAAAATCAATGTAAGCGCCATTAAAGAATCTCCGACATCGGAAGCGAGCATTCAATCCGCGATCGCGGCGAAGAGCGCGCCGACGATCTCCGAGAACATCAACCGCGGCTTCGCGGCGCAGCTGGCGGACAGCGAAGCGCTCGTTCCGCTGGATACGATCAGCGGGTTCTCCGATATCGTCAGCGCCCGCGACATGACGAAGACGCTCGAGCCGTGGAAGTTCGCGGACGGCCACCAATACGTGCTGCCGATCTATTCCAACCCGATGCTGTTCGGCTGGCGCCTGGATACGCTGAAAGAACTCGGCTACGACGCTCCGCCGAAGACGTACAGCGAAGTGCTTGAAGTGACGAGTAAGCTGAAAGCCAAATACGGCGACAAGAAGTACCTTTGGGCGAAACCGGATCTTGCCGATCCGACAGCTTGGAAACGCTGGTTCGACTTCTACATGCTCTATGACGCTGCATCCGGCGGCAACAAGTTCATTGAAGGCAGCTCCTTCACGGGCGACGAGAAAGCCGGCACGGAAGTATTGAGCTTCGTCGACGACATCCGCAAGGAGAAGGGTATTCTTTCCCGTCAAGTAACGGATCCGTTCGAGACAGGCACAGGTATTTTCACGGACATCGGTCCTTGGACGTTCTCGATGTGGGATCAGAAATATCCGAACTTGAAATACAACGAGACGTACGCGCTGAGCATGCCTCCGGTACCGGACGACGTTGATCCGGCGCAAAGCAAGACGTTCGCGGATACGAAAGGGCTCGTCATCTACGCGTCCGCAACGAAAGCGCAGCAGCAAGCTGCAGTCGACTTCATTAAATGGGTATACAGCGACGCCGCCAACGATGCGAAATGGTTCAAAGACACGAACCTTCCGCCGGCGCGCGACGATCTCTCGACCAACGAAGCATTTAAGCCGATCCTGGATGCAAGCCCTCAGCTGAAGCCTTACGCGGAGAATGTACCGAATGCCGTGCCGCCGATGGACAACGCGAAATACAACGACCTGCAAACGATCATTGGCGTTGAAGCGTTCAACAAAGTGGTCAAAGGCGAAATCGCTCCTGCGGACGGATGGGCAGCAATGAAGGCGGCTCTTGAGAAAGCCCTGAAATAA
- a CDS encoding carbohydrate ABC transporter permease: protein MEQRNNKLGWLFTSPYLIYSVVFFFVPLIWTFFLSITDWNMIKPKFNFVGISNFADALQSPNVHAAFWNTYRFMLIFVPLVTVLAIGVAVLVHGLSRFKGLFLIGFFLPYLSSGVVSALIVKGLLSYTSPINTALRGMGIDIDWLGTPFTALFIVGLILAWKFTGYYALIITSGLESIDKEVYEAAAIDGVKDGQRFWRITLPLLYPSLYTTLILAFGVTFGIFTEVYQLTGGGPGNATNTWQMEIFKQAFSNLQSGYASAVALLASVATFISIFIIRKLLEVWGKRNGWV, encoded by the coding sequence ATGGAACAACGCAACAATAAATTGGGCTGGCTATTCACCAGCCCTTATCTCATCTATTCGGTCGTTTTCTTCTTCGTCCCGTTGATCTGGACGTTCTTCTTGTCCATCACGGACTGGAACATGATCAAACCCAAATTCAATTTCGTCGGCATCAGCAACTTCGCCGACGCGCTGCAATCGCCTAACGTGCATGCGGCTTTCTGGAATACGTACCGATTCATGCTGATCTTCGTCCCGCTCGTGACCGTGCTTGCGATCGGCGTTGCCGTATTGGTTCACGGACTTTCGCGGTTCAAGGGTCTGTTCTTGATCGGATTCTTCCTGCCGTATCTCAGCTCCGGCGTCGTGTCGGCCCTGATTGTCAAAGGCCTGTTGTCCTATACCAGTCCGATCAATACCGCGCTGCGCGGCATGGGCATCGACATCGACTGGCTCGGCACGCCGTTCACGGCGCTCTTCATCGTCGGTCTTATTCTTGCCTGGAAGTTCACGGGCTACTATGCCCTCATTATTACGTCCGGTCTCGAGAGCATCGACAAGGAAGTGTACGAGGCGGCTGCTATTGACGGGGTCAAAGACGGCCAGCGATTCTGGAGGATCACGCTTCCGCTGCTGTATCCTTCGCTGTACACGACGCTGATTCTGGCGTTCGGCGTCACGTTCGGCATCTTCACCGAGGTGTATCAGCTGACGGGCGGCGGTCCGGGCAATGCCACGAACACCTGGCAGATGGAGATTTTCAAACAGGCGTTCTCGAATCTGCAGAGCGGTTACGCTTCGGCGGTCGCATTGCTCGCTTCGGTAGCGACGTTCATCTCGATTTTCATCATCCGCAAATTACTTGAAGTTTGGGGGAAGCGCAATGGTTGGGTCTAA